Proteins from one Escherichia coli genomic window:
- the cysP gene encoding thiosulfate/sulfate ABC transporter substrate-binding protein CysP, with amino-acid sequence MAVNLLKKNSLALVASLLLAGHVQATELLNSSYDVSRELFAALNPPFEQQWAKDNGGDKLTIKQSHAGSSKQALAILQGLKADVVTYNQVTDVQILHDKGKLIPADWQSRLPNNSSPFYSTMGFLVRKGNPKNIHDWNDLVRSDVKLIFPNPKTSGNARYTYLAAWGAADKADGGDKAKTEQFMTQFLKNVEVFDTGGRGATTTFAERGLGDVLISFESEVNNIRKQYEAQGFEVVIPKTNILAEFPVAWVDKNVQANGTEKAAKAYLNWLYSPQAQTIITDYYYRVNNPEVMDKLKDKFPQTELFRVEDKFGSWPEVMKTHFNSGGELDKLLAAGRN; translated from the coding sequence ATGGCCGTTAACTTACTGAAAAAGAACTCACTCGCGCTGGTCGCTTCTCTGCTGCTGGCGGGCCATGTACAGGCAACGGAACTGCTGAACAGTTCTTATGACGTCTCCCGCGAGCTCTTTGCCGCCCTGAATCCGCCGTTTGAGCAACAATGGGCGAAAGATAACGGTGGCGACAAGCTAACGATTAAACAATCTCATGCCGGGTCATCAAAACAGGCGCTGGCGATTTTGCAGGGCTTAAAAGCAGACGTTGTAACTTATAACCAGGTGACCGACGTGCAGATCCTGCATGATAAAGGCAAGCTGATCCCGGCTGACTGGCAGTCGCGCCTGCCGAATAACAGCTCCCCGTTCTACTCCACCATGGGCTTCCTGGTGCGTAAGGGTAACCCGAAGAATATCCATGACTGGAACGACCTGGTGCGCTCCGACGTGAAGCTGATCTTCCCGAACCCAAAAACCTCCGGTAACGCGCGTTATACCTATCTGGCGGCATGGGGCGCAGCGGATAAAGCTGACGGTGGCGATAAAGCCAAAACCGAACAGTTTATGACCCAGTTCCTGAAAAACGTGGAAGTGTTCGATACCGGCGGTCGTGGCGCAACTACCACCTTTGCCGAGCGCGGGCTGGGCGATGTGCTGATTAGCTTCGAATCGGAAGTGAACAACATCCGCAAGCAGTATGAAGCGCAGGGCTTTGAAGTGGTGATTCCGAAAACCAACATTCTGGCGGAATTCCCGGTGGCGTGGGTCGATAAAAACGTGCAGGCCAACGGTACGGAAAAAGCGGCAAAAGCTTACCTGAACTGGCTCTACAGCCCACAGGCGCAAACGATCATTACCGATTATTACTACCGCGTGAATAACCCGGAAGTCATGGACAAACTGAAAGACAAATTCCCGCAGACCGAGCTGTTCCGCGTGGAAGATAAATTTGGCTCCTGGCC